Proteins from one Sarcophilus harrisii chromosome 2, mSarHar1.11, whole genome shotgun sequence genomic window:
- the TSHZ3 gene encoding teashirt homolog 3 has product MPRRKQQAPRRAAAYVSDELKAAALVDEDMDPDETAADGEPSAKYACPEKEFSKTCPSYQNSPAAEFSSHEMDSESHISETSDRMADFESSSVKNEEESKEVAIPLEDSAVSDSLEQMKAVYNNFLSNSYWSNLNLNLHQPSSDKNNGSSSSSSSSSSSCGSGSFDWHQSAMAKTLQQVSQSRILPEPSLFSTVQLYRQSSKLYGSIFTGASKFRCKDCSAAYDTLVELTVHMNETGHYRDDNHETDNNNPKRWSKPRKRSLLEMEGKEDAQKVLKCMYCGHSFESLQDLSVHMIKTKHYQKVPLKEPVTPVAAKIIPATRKKAPLELELPSSPDSTGGTPKATISDTNDALQKNSNPYITPNNRYGHQNGASYAWHFEARKSQILKCMECGSSHDTLQELTAHMMVTGHFIKVTNSAMKKGKPIIEAPVTPTITALLDEKVQSVPLAATTFTSPSNTPSSISPKLNVEVKKEADKERVVTEEKTKDKEKSPEEEEKYDISSKYHYLTENDLEESPKGGLDILKSLENTVTSAINKAQNGTPSWGGYPSIHAAYQLPNMMKLSLGSSGKSTPLKPMFSNSEIVSPTKTQTLVSPPSSQTSPMPKTNFHAMEELVKKVTEKVAKVEEKMKEPEGKLSPMKRATPSPCSSEVSEPIKMEASSDGGFKSHEASPSPQREGGKESSPLAEPVENGKELVKPMTSGLSSSTAIITDHPPEQPFVNPLSALQSVMNIHLGKAAKPSLPALDPMSMLFKMSNSLAEKAAVATPPLPSKKADHLDRYFYHINNDQPIDLTKGKTDKSCSLGSVLLSPTSTSPATSSSAVTTAKTSAVVSFMSNSPLRENALSDISDMLKNLTESHTSKSSTPSSISEKSDIDGTTLEEPEETTPAQKRKGRQSNWNPQHLLILQAQFAASLRQTSEGKYIMSDLSPQERMHISRFTGLSMTTISHWLANVKYQLRRTGGTKFLKNLDTGHPVFFCNDCASQIRTPSTYISHLESHLGFRLRDLSKLSNEQINNQIAQTKSPSEKLVTSSPEEELGTSYQCKLCNRTFASKHAVKLHLSKTHGKSPEDHLLYVSELEKQ; this is encoded by the coding sequence CCTATGTTTCAGATGAATTGAAGGCAGCTGCCTTGGTTGATGAAGACATGGACCCTGATGAAACTGCAGCAGATGGGGAACCCTCCGCCAAATATGCCTGCCCTGAGAAAGAATTCAGTAAGACCTGTCCCAGCTATCAGAACTCTCCGGCTGCTGAATTTTCTAGCCATGAGATGGACAGCGAGTCTCACATTAGTGAGACCAGTGATCGAATGGCTGACTTTGAAAGCAGCTCCGTTAAAAACGAGGAGGAGAGCAAGGAGGTTGCCATCCCCCTGGAAGACTCAGCAGTGTCCGACAGCCTGGAGCAGATGAAAGCTGTCTACAACAACTTTCTCTCCAACTCGTACTGGTCCAACCTCAACCTGAACCTGCACCAGCCCTCCTCAGACAAGAATAatgggagcagcagcagcagcagcagtagcagcagcagctgtgGGAGTGGCAGCTTTGATTGGCATCAGAGTGCCATGGCTAAGACGCTGCAGCAAGTGTCTCAGAGCCGCATTCTCCCAGAGCCCAGTCTCTTTAGCACAGTACAATTGTACCGACAAAGCAGCAAGCTCTATGGGTCCATATTTACCGGGGCCAGCAAATTCCGCTGCAAAGACTGTAGTGCAGCCTACGATACTTTAGTGGAATTAACAGTGCACATGAACGAAACGGGACATTATCGAGATGACAACCACGAGACTGATAACAACAATCCCAAGAGGTGGTCCAAACCCCGCAAAAGGTCCTTGctggaaatggaaggaaaggaagatgcTCAGAAAGTTTTAAAGTGCATGTACTGTGGCCATTCTTTTGAGTCTCTCCAGGACTTGAGTGTTCATATgattaaaacaaaacactacCAAAAAGTGCCTCTGAAGGAACCCGTCACGCCTGTTGCAGCCAAGATCATTCCCGCCACCAGAAAGAAAGCTCCACTGGAGCTTGAGCTTCCCAGCTCCCCCGATTCCACAGGTGGGACCCCAAAGGCAACTATCTCAGACACGAATGACGCTCTGCAGAAGAACTCCAACCCCTACATCACGCCAAATAACCGCTACGGCCACCAGAATGGGGCCAGCTATGCCTGGCACTTTGAGGCCCGGAAATCCCAGATCCTCAAGTGCATGGAGTGCGGCAGCTCTCATGACACTTTGCAGGAGCTCACGGCGCACATGATGGTGACCGGACACTTCATCAAGGTCACTAACTCGGCCATGAAGAAAGGGAAGCCTATCATCGAGGCTCCCGTCACTCCAACCATCACAGCTCTGCTTGATGAGAAGGTACAGTCTGTGCCTCTGGCAGCCACCACATTTACCTCTCCCTCCAACACACCCTCGAGCATTTCTCCGAAACTAAACGTGGAGGTCAAAAAGGAAGCTGACAAAGAGAGAGTGGTGACTGAGGAAAAAACTAAGGACAAAGAAAAATCACCCgaagaagaggaaaagtatgATATCTCTTCTAAGTATCATTATTTGACTGAAAATGACTTAGAGGAGAGTCCCAAAGGAGGGTTGGATATCTTAAAGTCACTAGAAAACACAGTCACGTCGGCTATTAACAAAGCCCAGAACGGGACTCCCAGCTGGGGTGGCTACCCCAGCATCCATGCAGCTTATCAACTCCCCAACATGATGAAACTGTCCCTGGGCTCCTCAGGGAAGAGCACACCCCTGAAACCCATGTTTAGCAATAGTGAGATCGTGTCGCCCACAAAGACCCAGACCCTGGTATCTCCGCCCAGCAGCCAAACCTCCCCCATGCCAAAGACCAACTTCCACGCCATGGAAGAGCTGGTCAAGAAAGTCACCGAGAAAGTCGCCAAAGtcgaagaaaaaatgaaggaaccCGAGGGGAAGCTCTCTCCCATGAAAAGGGCCACCCCTTCCCCGTGCAGCAGCGAGGTGAGCGAGCCCATCAAGATGGAGGCCTCCAGCGACGGCGGCTTCAAGAGCCACGAGGCCAGCCCCAGCCCTCAGAGGGAGGGGGGCAAGGAGAGCAGCCCCCTGGCCGAGCCGGTGGAGAACGGCAAGGAGCTGGTGAAGCCCATGACGAGCGGCTTGAGCAGCAGCACAGCCATCATCACCGACCACCCCCCCGAGCAGCCCTTCGTTAACCCCCTGAGCGCTCTCCAGTCGGTCATGAATATCCACCTGGGGAAGGCGGCCAAGCCTTCCCTGCCCGCCCTCGACCCCATGAGCATGCTCTTCAAGATGAGCAACAGCCTGGCGGAGAAGGCGGCGGTGGCGACACCCCCCCTGCCGTCCAAGAAAGCGGACCACTTGGACCGCTATTTCTACCACATCAACAACGACCAGCCCATTGACTTGACGAAAGGGAAGACTGACAAAAGCTGTTCTCTAGGTTCAGTGCTCTTGTCACCCACGTCGACATCCCCTGCCACCTCCTCATCCGCGGTGACAACGGCGAAGACGTCGGCCGTCGTGTCGTTCATGTCAAACTCGCCGCTCCGTGAGAATGCCTTGTCAGATATCTCTGATATGTTGAAGAACCTGACAGAGAGCCACACGTCAAAATCTTCCACACCTTCCAGCATCTCTGAAAAGTCCGACATTGATGGGACCACGCTGGAGGAGCCCGAGGAGACGACCCCAGCCCAAAAGAGGAAAGGGCGCCAGTCCAACTGGAACCCCCAGCACCTGCTGATCCTGCAGGCCCAGTTCGCTGCCAGCCTCCGGCAGACATCGGAGGGGAAATACATCATGTCGGACCTGAGCCCCCAAGAGCGGATGCACATCTCCAGGTTCACGGGCCTCTCGATGACCACCATCAGCCACTGGCTGGCCAATGTGAAATACCAGCTCAGAAGGACAGGGGGAACGAAGTTCCTCAAAAACCTGGACACTGGCCACCCCGTGTTCTTTTGTAACGACTGTGCGTCACAAATCAGGACTCCTTCCACGTACATCAGTCACCTGGAGTCACATCTGGGTTTCAGATTGAGGGACTTGTCCAAACTGTCCAATGAACAGATTAACAATCAGATAGCACAAACTAAGTCCCCGTCGGAAAAACTGGTGACGTCGTCTCCCGAAGAGGAGCTGGGGACTTCCTACCAGTGCAAACTTTGCAATCGGACCTTTGCAAGCAAGCATGCCGTTAAACTTCATCTTAGCAAAACACACGGGAAATCGCCAGAGGATCATCTCCTGTATGTCTCAGAGCTTGAGAAGCAGTAG